The Oxyura jamaicensis isolate SHBP4307 breed ruddy duck chromosome 28 unlocalized genomic scaffold, BPBGC_Ojam_1.0 oxy28_random_OJ131, whole genome shotgun sequence genomic interval cccccccccaggcccacCCCCCCGCCATGACCTCCAAGGCCAAGCGGGTGCTGCCCACGCGCCCCGAGCCGCCCAGCATCGAGCAGGTGCTGGCCGACGTGGGGGGCACGCTCCCGGCCGACCCcgtcctcctgctgccctcgGAGCCCCCCCGGGCCGCCGGCGACCACGACGGCCCCGCGCCAGGTGAGAgccccccgggggctgggggcagcgggacGGGGACCCCCacgcttcccccccccccccccagctgagctgccccccacggccccgcagggcaggaggaggaggagcgggagCGCCTGTACCGGCAGA includes:
- the C28H19orf25 gene encoding UPF0449 protein C19orf25 homolog; this translates as MTSKAKRVLPTRPEPPSIEQVLADVGGTLPADPVLLLPSEPPRAAGDHDGPAPGQEEEERERLYRQSRGYVEMNRRLREARGQLAEKCEELRRAGAALERDMAETRQKAF